A window of the Candidatus Sulfotelmatobacter sp. genome harbors these coding sequences:
- a CDS encoding nitrilase-related carbon-nitrogen hydrolase, whose translation MISAALVQFKPRKGDVEANLATVGDVFAQLADDPPRLIVFPEAALTGYFLEGAVYELAFDVDALAERIDALWRARGARVPVEVVIGFYENARGTFHNAALVVRCGEPDGARVVHVHRKMFLPTYGVFDEERFLTRGRHLGTYESVFGTAAVLICEDAWHSLTATVAALKGARVLIVPSASPGRGLGGPAGELESNARWKAILSSMAAEHGVYVLYAGLTGFEGGKGMSGGSCAFSPRGELIAASPSLGAQIVRIVLDPDEVDLARATLPLLGDLSAVLPDLWLDEAIPVVRRLEERV comes from the coding sequence GTGATCTCGGCGGCGCTGGTTCAGTTCAAGCCTCGCAAGGGCGACGTCGAGGCGAACCTGGCGACGGTCGGCGACGTGTTCGCGCAGCTGGCCGACGATCCGCCGCGGCTGATCGTCTTCCCCGAAGCGGCGCTGACCGGGTATTTTCTCGAAGGCGCGGTCTACGAGCTGGCGTTCGACGTGGACGCGCTGGCGGAGCGGATCGACGCGCTGTGGCGTGCGCGCGGCGCGCGCGTGCCGGTCGAAGTCGTGATCGGCTTCTACGAGAACGCGCGCGGGACGTTCCACAACGCCGCGCTGGTGGTGCGCTGCGGCGAACCGGACGGCGCGCGCGTCGTGCACGTCCACCGCAAGATGTTCTTGCCGACCTACGGCGTCTTCGACGAGGAACGCTTCCTCACGCGCGGCCGGCACCTGGGGACGTACGAGAGCGTCTTCGGGACGGCGGCGGTCTTGATCTGCGAGGATGCTTGGCACTCGTTGACGGCGACGGTCGCCGCGCTCAAGGGCGCGCGCGTGCTGATCGTCCCGAGCGCTTCGCCCGGGCGCGGTCTGGGCGGTCCGGCCGGCGAGCTGGAGAGCAACGCGCGCTGGAAAGCGATCCTCTCGTCGATGGCCGCCGAGCACGGCGTCTACGTCTTGTATGCGGGACTGACCGGCTTCGAAGGCGGGAAGGGGATGTCGGGCGGCAGCTGCGCGTTCTCGCCGCGCGGGGAGCTGATCGCGGCTTCGCCCTCGCTGGGCGCGCAGATCGTGCGGATCGTGCTCGACCCCGACGAGGTCGATCTGGCGCGCGCGACGCTGCCGCTGCTGGGCGATCTCTCGGCCGTGCTGCCGGACCTGTGGCTCGACGAAGCGATCCCGGTCGTGCGGCGGCTCGAGGAACGCGTATGA